TCGCAGGAACTGCATCAGCCCTCCTTCTCGATGCGGTCGAGGTTCTTGCGCAGGATGGGCCCGAAATCCGTCTTGCCCGGGCAGACGAAGGTGCAGAGCGCGAGATCCTCCTCATCGAGTTCGAGCGCTCCGAGCAATTCGGCCTGCTCGATATCGCCGACCATGAGCGAACGCAGCAGGTAGGTCGGGATGATGTCCAACGGCATGACCTTCTCGTAGGTGCCGAGGGGGAAGACCGGCCGGTAGGAGCCGTTCGTATCCGTCGTCATATCGAATTTCGTGCCGGGCAGGAGGCGGGAGAAGAAGACCGGCAGGATCGAGAACTTGCCGAAGCCGGGATCGATCCAGCCCAGGAACTGACGGCTCCCGCGGCGCAGGGCGCTCACCTGCAAGTGGTAGCGGCCCAGGTATCCGAACTCCGCTCCCATGGCCTTCTTGCCGGAGATGACGGAACCGGAGATCAAGCGAACCTCGCCCTCGGATTCGTCGATCTCGCCAGCCGTGAGCTCGTCGAGGTTCGCTCCGAGGCGGGTGCGCAGGAGCCGCGGATTGGGGACCGGCGGACCGGCGAGCGAAACGATTCGCTCCACCGGCAGCGTTCCGGTTTCGGCCAGCCGGCCGAGAGCGATGAGATCCTGGTAGCCGATATGCCAGGAGGTGCGTGCGCGGGATACGGGCGCCAGCAGATGCATGTGCAGGCCCGGCGTGCCGGCCGGGTGCGGGCCATCGAAGACCTCGACCTGGACCGGCGAATCGACTCCGCCTCGCACGGACGAGTCGGGGCCGACACATAGGTAGGTCGGAGCGTCGCAGAGCTTGTCGATCAGCCTCAGACCAAGCTGAAAGGCAGCCATGTCTTCACCACAGACCGTGCCGGGCGAAGCTGCGAGCGGATTCGTATCGATGGCCGTCACGAAGATCGCTCGAGGCGAGCTATCCGGCTCCGGAATCTTGCTGAAGGGGCGGCCGCGCAACGCTCTCCACAACCCGGTTTCGAGCAACAGCGCGCGAACGTCGTCGCCACTCCAGGTGGTGGGATCGCCGCCTTTCCAGCTGCTGAACGGCTGGAGCTCCTCGGCATTGGGCTGGCCAGCGCGCTCGCTCGGGGAAAGCTCGATCACGACCGATCGCAGCACCCGGCGGGCGCCCCGAAAGATCGCCTGGACCCTCCCCGCTCCAGGCGCGGTGTAACGAATGCCGGGGCGCAGGCGATCCTCGAACAGGAGCTGGCCGCGTTTGACCGTATCTCCCTCGGCCACGGCCAGGCGTGCGCGCACTCCTGGCGTGTCATCGCCCATCACGGCCACGCGGCCGATCTCCGGCCCGGTGTGGATTGCCTGCTCGGGTTCACCCGAGATCGGCAGATCCAGACCCCTCCTGATCCGGTGCACCGCCATTGCGACGCTCTCCCTTGGCCCCAGGGATCTGTTCGGCCCCAGGTCTCGACGGCCGCGGATCTTAGCGGTCGGGAGCGATTTCGCTAGCGAAAACACTCGCTTCGGTGAGTCTGATATACTGGATTCCCCAAGGGGGGAGAAATCGAGGAGGACTCCATGGAGATGCCCCACGTTCCCACAGCCAGGGAAATGATGACCCGGAAGCTCGTGACATTGCGCCCCGATCTACCGGCGGTGGAAGCTGCCGCCGTGCTGCTCAAACACGGCATCTCGGGGGCTCCAGTCGTCGATGAAGAGGGCCACTTGCTGGGCCTCCTCTCCGAGTACGATTGCCTCCGCGCGGTCGCTTCGGCGGATTTCGAGATGGACTCCCACGACGCGATCGAGTCCGTGAGCGAGCTGATGAGCGAAGACTGCGTGACCATCGGCCCCGACTTGGAGCTCTTCGCCGTGGCACACGAGTTCGTCGTCCGCAGAATGCGACGCTTCCCGGTCATCGAGGACGGAAAGCTCATCGGCCAGGTCAGCCGCCGCGACGCCTTGAAGGCCGCCGTGGCCCTGCGCAAGAAGATCGCCGGCTCCCACCACCAGTACCCGGACTACCCCGAAGGCCGAAACCCCATCCGGAACTACCCCAGCCGCTAGAACTCAACCTCGGGGACGGGGTTTACTGTTTACTTTTCGGCCGCTCGG
This bacterium DNA region includes the following protein-coding sequences:
- a CDS encoding CBS domain-containing protein is translated as MEMPHVPTAREMMTRKLVTLRPDLPAVEAAAVLLKHGISGAPVVDEEGHLLGLLSEYDCLRAVASADFEMDSHDAIESVSELMSEDCVTIGPDLELFAVAHEFVVRRMRRFPVIEDGKLIGQVSRRDALKAAVALRKKIAGSHHQYPDYPEGRNPIRNYPSR
- a CDS encoding Na(+)-translocating NADH-quinone reductase subunit A; the encoded protein is MHRIRRGLDLPISGEPEQAIHTGPEIGRVAVMGDDTPGVRARLAVAEGDTVKRGQLLFEDRLRPGIRYTAPGAGRVQAIFRGARRVLRSVVIELSPSERAGQPNAEELQPFSSWKGGDPTTWSGDDVRALLLETGLWRALRGRPFSKIPEPDSSPRAIFVTAIDTNPLAASPGTVCGEDMAAFQLGLRLIDKLCDAPTYLCVGPDSSVRGGVDSPVQVEVFDGPHPAGTPGLHMHLLAPVSRARTSWHIGYQDLIALGRLAETGTLPVERIVSLAGPPVPNPRLLRTRLGANLDELTAGEIDESEGEVRLISGSVISGKKAMGAEFGYLGRYHLQVSALRRGSRQFLGWIDPGFGKFSILPVFFSRLLPGTKFDMTTDTNGSYRPVFPLGTYEKVMPLDIIPTYLLRSLMVGDIEQAELLGALELDEEDLALCTFVCPGKTDFGPILRKNLDRIEKEG